A single region of the Candidatus Thiopontia autotrophica genome encodes:
- a CDS encoding fructose-bisphosphate aldolase class II, whose protein sequence is MLISMRQLLDHAAENGYGMPAFNVNNMEQVHAIMQAADETNSPVIMQGSAGARSYAGEPFLRHLISAAVEMYPHIPVVMHQDHGSEPAICLRSIQSGFTSVMMDGSLMADCKTPSTFEYNVDVTKTVVDMAHAGGVSVEGELGCLGSLETGEMGEEDGHGAEGKLDLDMLLTDPEEAATFVKETGVDALAIAIGTSHGAYKFTQEPTGEVLRIDRIKEINARIPDTHLVMHGSSSVPQEWLKIINDFGGDMGQTYGVPVSEIVEGIKNGVRKVNIDTDLRMASTGSVRRHLQENASNFDPRKFLKEATNGMKEICKNRYQEFGCEGMADKIKPTSLEVMFGRYGSGELDPKIN, encoded by the coding sequence ATGCTGATTTCAATGCGTCAATTGCTGGATCATGCGGCTGAAAATGGCTATGGAATGCCTGCATTCAACGTTAATAATATGGAGCAGGTGCATGCAATTATGCAGGCTGCAGATGAGACTAATAGTCCCGTAATCATGCAGGGTTCTGCTGGTGCGCGTTCTTATGCAGGTGAGCCATTCCTGCGTCATCTGATCTCTGCTGCGGTTGAGATGTATCCGCATATTCCTGTTGTTATGCATCAGGACCATGGCTCTGAACCAGCAATCTGCCTGCGTTCCATTCAGTCCGGTTTTACCTCGGTCATGATGGATGGCTCACTGATGGCAGACTGCAAGACCCCATCAACGTTCGAGTACAACGTTGATGTTACAAAGACAGTTGTAGATATGGCTCATGCTGGCGGTGTATCTGTTGAGGGTGAGTTGGGTTGTCTCGGATCACTGGAGACTGGTGAGATGGGTGAGGAAGATGGCCACGGTGCAGAGGGCAAGCTTGATCTGGATATGTTGCTGACTGATCCTGAAGAGGCTGCAACTTTTGTAAAAGAGACCGGGGTTGATGCTCTGGCAATCGCTATCGGTACCTCTCATGGTGCCTACAAGTTTACCCAGGAGCCAACCGGTGAGGTGTTGCGAATTGATCGAATCAAGGAGATCAATGCACGAATTCCAGATACTCATCTGGTTATGCACGGTTCATCTTCAGTACCTCAGGAGTGGTTGAAGATTATCAATGACTTCGGTGGAGATATGGGCCAGACCTATGGTGTTCCGGTTTCTGAGATTGTGGAGGGAATCAAGAATGGTGTGCGCAAGGTAAATATTGATACTGATCTGCGTATGGCATCTACCGGTTCTGTGCGCCGCCATCTTCAGGAGAATGCATCCAACTTTGATCCACGCAAGTTCCTCAAAGAGGCAACCAATGGAATGAAAGAGATCTGCAAGAATCGTTACCAGGAGTTTGGTTGT
- the pyk gene encoding pyruvate kinase, protein MLRRTKIIATLGPATDSPESLDRLIEAGIDVVRLNFSHGTEEDHLKRAEAVRNRARAHGRQVGVIADLQGPKIRIGRFENGKIELVEGDRFCVDMDLDIDSGHQQAVGSTYKSLHKDVSRGDSLLLDDGRIVLWVSEIDERKICCRVTTGGKLSDNKGINLQGGGLSACALTEKDKNDLKIAAKMQADYIAVSFVRSAEDVREARKLLEEANWGNCGIISKIERAEAISVADDIVAESDGIMIARGDLGVEIGDASLPPVQKRLIKLARSMDRIAITATQMMESMIENPIPTRAEVFDVANAVLDGTDAVMLSGETAVGKYPEKVVEAMAEICLEAEQQRVAKVSGHRMNEHFTRRDEAIAMAAMYTANHLGVKAIASLTESGATALWMSRISSGIPIFAMTRNLQTRRKVTLYRGVYPVSFDLTNKSKDEVNQEMIDELTRRGVVRTKDTVILTKGDLVGEGGGTNTMKICRVGERVIS, encoded by the coding sequence ATGCTAAGACGTACAAAAATCATTGCAACTCTTGGTCCGGCAACGGATTCACCAGAATCGCTGGACAGGCTTATTGAGGCTGGCATTGATGTAGTACGGCTGAACTTCTCTCATGGTACAGAGGAGGATCACCTGAAGCGTGCCGAGGCTGTTCGTAATCGTGCACGTGCTCATGGTAGACAGGTTGGTGTAATTGCCGATCTGCAAGGGCCAAAGATTCGTATAGGACGCTTTGAGAATGGCAAGATTGAACTTGTTGAGGGAGATCGGTTCTGTGTTGATATGGATCTGGATATTGATTCTGGACATCAACAAGCTGTAGGATCAACCTACAAGAGCCTCCATAAAGATGTATCCAGAGGTGATTCCCTGTTGCTTGATGATGGACGAATTGTTCTCTGGGTCTCCGAGATTGATGAGAGAAAGATCTGCTGCAGGGTGACAACAGGCGGAAAACTCTCTGATAATAAAGGTATTAACCTGCAGGGTGGAGGGCTCTCTGCCTGCGCATTGACTGAGAAAGATAAAAACGACCTCAAGATTGCTGCAAAGATGCAGGCTGACTATATAGCTGTCTCTTTTGTTCGTAGTGCAGAGGATGTTCGTGAGGCCAGAAAACTGCTGGAAGAGGCAAACTGGGGCAACTGTGGAATTATCTCCAAGATAGAGAGGGCAGAGGCAATCTCTGTGGCTGATGATATTGTTGCGGAATCTGATGGAATTATGATTGCCCGCGGTGATCTGGGTGTGGAGATAGGTGATGCATCTCTCCCTCCTGTACAGAAACGGTTGATTAAATTGGCCCGCTCCATGGATCGTATTGCAATTACTGCTACTCAGATGATGGAGAGCATGATTGAGAATCCAATTCCCACTCGTGCCGAGGTCTTTGATGTAGCCAATGCAGTACTGGATGGCACTGATGCCGTGATGCTCTCTGGAGAGACTGCAGTTGGAAAATACCCTGAGAAGGTGGTTGAGGCGATGGCAGAGATCTGTCTGGAAGCTGAACAGCAGCGTGTCGCCAAGGTCTCCGGCCATAGAATGAATGAACATTTTACTCGTCGAGATGAGGCTATTGCGATGGCTGCAATGTATACAGCCAACCATCTTGGTGTAAAGGCGATTGCCTCACTGACCGAGTCCGGCGCCACAGCACTCTGGATGTCGAGGATCAGCTCTGGTATCCCTATCTTTGCAATGACACGCAATCTGCAGACTCGTCGCAAGGTTACCCTCTATAGAGGAGTTTATCCTGTGAGTTTCGATTTGACTAACAAGAGCAAGGATGAGGTGAATCAGGAGATGATTGATGAGCTGACCCGCAGAGGGGTTGTAAGAACAAAAGATACTGTAATTCTTACCAAGGGGGATTTGGTAGGTGAAGGTGGAGGGACAAATACGATGAAGATCTGTCGTGTTGGAGAAAGAGTTATTTCGTAA
- a CDS encoding phosphoglycerate kinase, whose product MSVIKMTELELAGKRVLIRQDLNVPIKDGKVSSDKRIRASMPTIEHCIKAGAQVMLMSHLGRPTEGEPAAEFSLKPVADYLADALGREVALVTDYLDGAPSMNDGDVVLLENVRFNVGEKKNDEALSAKYASLCDLYVMDAFGTAHRAQASTHGVASAAPAACAGPLLAGELDALGKALDNPARPMAAIVGGSKVSTKLTVLESLSGVVDQLIPGGGIANTFIAAAGHNVGKSLFEENLIPEAQRLMDAAKAKGGEIPVPTDVVVGKEFSESAEAIVKKVEDVEDDDMIFDIGPETSARFAEMMKVAGTVVWNGPVGVFEFDQFGEGTKSLGMAIANSDAFSIAGGGDTLAAVDKYGISDKVSYISTGGGAFLEFLEGKKLPAVAILEERAKG is encoded by the coding sequence ATGTCTGTAATCAAGATGACCGAACTGGAGCTTGCGGGTAAACGTGTATTGATTCGTCAGGATCTCAATGTGCCGATCAAGGATGGCAAGGTGAGCAGTGATAAGCGCATTCGTGCATCCATGCCCACTATCGAGCACTGTATCAAGGCAGGTGCACAGGTGATGCTGATGTCTCATCTGGGACGTCCAACAGAGGGTGAGCCTGCTGCAGAGTTTTCTCTGAAGCCAGTTGCCGATTACCTGGCAGATGCTTTGGGCAGAGAGGTTGCACTGGTTACCGATTATCTGGACGGCGCACCATCCATGAATGATGGGGATGTGGTGCTGTTGGAGAATGTTCGCTTTAATGTGGGTGAGAAGAAAAATGATGAGGCGCTATCTGCAAAATATGCATCTCTCTGTGATCTTTATGTAATGGACGCATTTGGTACTGCACATCGTGCACAGGCCTCTACTCATGGTGTTGCTAGTGCCGCACCTGCTGCCTGTGCCGGACCTCTATTGGCTGGTGAGCTGGATGCACTGGGTAAGGCTCTGGATAATCCAGCGCGCCCAATGGCCGCCATTGTTGGTGGCTCCAAGGTCTCTACCAAGCTGACTGTTTTGGAGTCACTTTCTGGTGTGGTTGATCAGCTTATTCCTGGCGGGGGTATTGCCAATACATTTATTGCAGCTGCAGGGCATAATGTTGGTAAATCCTTGTTTGAAGAGAATCTGATTCCTGAAGCTCAGCGCCTGATGGATGCAGCAAAGGCCAAGGGCGGCGAGATTCCTGTGCCAACTGATGTAGTGGTTGGCAAGGAATTCTCCGAGTCTGCCGAGGCAATAGTCAAGAAGGTTGAGGATGTTGAAGATGATGATATGATTTTTGATATCGGCCCAGAAACTTCAGCCCGTTTTGCAGAGATGATGAAGGTTGCTGGTACAGTTGTCTGGAATGGCCCGGTTGGAGTTTTTGAGTTTGACCAGTTTGGTGAGGGCACCAAGTCACTTGGAATGGCTATTGCCAACTCTGATGCATTCTCCATTGCTGGTGGTGGTGATACCCTGGCAGCAGTGGACAAATATGGTATTTCCGACAAGGTCTCCTATATTTCCACTGGTGGCGGTGCATTCCTTGAGTTTCTTGAAGGTAAAAAGTTACCTGCAGTAGCTATTCTCGAAGAGCGCGCAAAAGGATAG
- the gap gene encoding type I glyceraldehyde-3-phosphate dehydrogenase: protein MTIKVGINGFGRIGRMVFRAVYDEAEFNDIEIVGVNDLLDAEYLAYMLKYDSVHGRFSGEVSSEEGALIVDGRKIRLTAERDPADLKWDEVGADLVVDSTGFFLTEEGCQKHIDAGAKKVVQSAPSKDGTPMFVYGVNHNTYAGQAIVSAASCTTNCLAPVAKVLNDKWGLKRGLMTTVHAATATQKTVDGPSMKDWRGGRGILENMIPSSTGAAKAVGVVLPELNGKLTGMAFRVPTSDVSVVDLTVELDNEASYDDICAAMKEASEGEMKGTLGYTDEKVVSTDFRGISQSSIFDSEAGIALDGTFVKVVSWYDNEYGYTCNMMRFVQHVANN from the coding sequence ATGACAATTAAAGTCGGAATTAATGGATTTGGCCGTATTGGCCGTATGGTTTTTCGTGCCGTTTATGATGAGGCTGAGTTCAATGACATCGAGATTGTTGGGGTAAATGATCTGCTTGATGCTGAATACCTTGCCTATATGCTGAAGTATGACTCAGTACATGGTCGTTTCAGTGGTGAAGTCTCCTCTGAAGAGGGTGCCCTGATTGTTGATGGACGCAAGATTCGCCTCACTGCTGAGCGTGATCCTGCTGATCTTAAGTGGGATGAGGTTGGCGCTGATCTGGTTGTTGACTCTACCGGTTTCTTCCTGACTGAAGAGGGTTGTCAGAAGCATATTGATGCTGGTGCCAAGAAGGTTGTGCAGTCTGCCCCATCCAAGGATGGCACTCCAATGTTTGTATATGGGGTAAACCATAATACATACGCAGGTCAGGCTATTGTCTCAGCCGCATCTTGTACTACCAACTGTCTGGCTCCTGTTGCCAAGGTTCTTAATGACAAGTGGGGCCTGAAGCGTGGTCTGATGACTACTGTTCACGCCGCAACTGCTACTCAGAAGACTGTTGATGGCCCATCCATGAAGGATTGGCGCGGTGGTCGTGGAATCTTGGAGAACATGATTCCCTCTTCTACTGGTGCTGCAAAGGCTGTAGGTGTTGTTCTTCCTGAGCTGAATGGCAAGCTGACCGGTATGGCTTTCCGTGTACCTACTTCTGACGTATCTGTTGTTGATCTGACTGTAGAGCTGGATAACGAGGCAAGCTACGATGATATCTGTGCTGCAATGAAGGAAGCATCTGAAGGCGAGATGAAGGGTACTCTTGGTTATACTGATGAGAAGGTTGTCTCTACAGACTTCCGTGGAATCAGCCAGTCATCAATCTTTGATTCCGAGGCTGGTATTGCACTGGACGGAACTTTTGTGAAGGTGGTCTCCTGGTACGACAATGAGTACGGATACACCTGCAACATGATGCGTTTTGTTCAGCACGTTGCAAATAACTAA
- the tkt gene encoding transketolase → MSSRRELANAIRALSMDAVQKANSGHPGAPMGMADIAEVLWNGHMKFNPTNAKWADRDRFVLSNGHGSMLIYSLLHLSGFDLSMQDIKNFRQLHAKTAGHPEYGYADGIETTTGPLGQGITNAVGMAIAERTLAAEFNKPDRKIVDHNTYVFMGDGCLMEGLSHEACAMAGTLGLGKLIAGWDDNDISIDGHISDWMEKDVGGRFESYGWHVIRDVDGHDAEAISAAIEAAKGETSKPSLICARTTIGFGSPNLCGTHDCHGAPLGDDEIAATRKELGWEHGPFEIPEEVYAGWDHKEQGKADEAAWQVRFDAYKAEYPTEAAEFERRMAGDLPANFEVEMDKFINQTQADMPNIASRKASQNAIEAMGPIVPELFGGSADLTGSNLTNWSRTVKVTPDNAKGNYISWGVREFGMAHMMNGMVLHGGFKVYGATFFMFMEFMRNALRMSALMKIGTIYVYTHDSIGLGEDGPTHQPVEQLATMRAIPNFQTWRACDAIESAVSWKMAMLRGDAPTALVFSRQNLTPMERSAEQLKNIEKGGYVIKDCAGDADLIMIATGSEVGLAVDSAAAMGDVNVRVVSMPSTDAFDVQDQAYKDSVLTPGVKRVAIEAGVDNGWHKYVGLEGAVVCMDSFGESAPAGQLFEQFGFTVDNVVATAKKVLG, encoded by the coding sequence ATGTCATCAAGAAGAGAACTGGCCAATGCAATTCGTGCATTGAGCATGGATGCAGTACAGAAGGCCAATTCCGGACATCCAGGTGCCCCAATGGGTATGGCTGATATCGCTGAGGTTTTGTGGAATGGACATATGAAGTTCAACCCAACCAATGCCAAGTGGGCGGATCGCGACCGTTTTGTTTTGTCCAATGGTCATGGCTCAATGTTGATCTACTCTCTGCTTCATCTGTCCGGGTTTGATCTAAGTATGCAGGACATCAAGAATTTCCGTCAGCTTCATGCCAAAACAGCAGGCCATCCTGAATATGGTTATGCGGACGGTATTGAGACTACAACTGGTCCCCTCGGACAAGGAATTACCAATGCGGTTGGCATGGCAATTGCGGAGCGTACGCTGGCAGCAGAATTCAACAAGCCAGACCGCAAGATTGTAGACCACAACACCTATGTATTTATGGGTGATGGCTGTTTGATGGAAGGGCTCTCCCACGAGGCCTGTGCAATGGCGGGGACGCTCGGTCTGGGCAAGCTGATCGCGGGTTGGGATGACAACGATATATCCATTGATGGCCATATCTCCGACTGGATGGAGAAGGATGTTGGCGGACGTTTTGAGTCATATGGCTGGCATGTAATTCGTGATGTAGATGGTCACGATGCAGAGGCAATCAGCGCCGCAATTGAGGCAGCAAAGGGTGAGACATCCAAGCCTTCCCTGATTTGTGCACGTACAACGATTGGGTTTGGTTCGCCAAATCTGTGTGGTACACATGACTGTCATGGTGCCCCACTGGGTGATGATGAAATTGCAGCAACCCGCAAGGAGTTGGGCTGGGAGCATGGCCCATTTGAGATTCCAGAAGAGGTTTACGCTGGTTGGGACCATAAGGAGCAGGGCAAGGCCGACGAGGCTGCCTGGCAGGTTCGTTTTGATGCCTATAAAGCAGAGTATCCTACCGAAGCAGCAGAGTTTGAGCGTCGAATGGCTGGTGATCTACCTGCCAACTTTGAGGTGGAGATGGATAAATTCATCAACCAGACTCAGGCGGATATGCCAAATATTGCCTCTCGCAAGGCGTCCCAGAATGCCATCGAGGCGATGGGACCAATCGTTCCTGAGTTGTTTGGCGGTTCTGCTGACCTGACCGGATCCAACCTGACTAACTGGTCTCGTACGGTGAAAGTCACTCCAGACAATGCGAAAGGCAACTATATCTCTTGGGGCGTACGTGAGTTTGGTATGGCGCACATGATGAACGGCATGGTTCTGCATGGTGGCTTCAAGGTTTACGGTGCCACCTTCTTCATGTTCATGGAGTTCATGCGCAACGCACTGCGTATGTCTGCATTGATGAAGATCGGTACCATCTATGTGTATACCCATGACTCTATCGGTCTGGGTGAGGACGGTCCTACCCATCAGCCTGTTGAGCAGTTGGCAACAATGCGTGCAATACCTAACTTCCAGACCTGGAGAGCATGTGATGCAATCGAGTCTGCAGTCTCCTGGAAGATGGCAATGCTCCGTGGTGATGCTCCGACTGCACTGGTCTTCTCGCGTCAGAACCTGACTCCAATGGAGCGCAGTGCTGAGCAGCTCAAAAATATTGAGAAGGGTGGTTACGTAATTAAGGACTGTGCTGGTGATGCAGATCTGATCATGATTGCAACCGGTTCTGAGGTTGGTCTGGCAGTTGATTCTGCTGCAGCAATGGGTGACGTTAATGTGCGTGTTGTATCCATGCCATCAACAGATGCATTTGATGTACAGGATCAGGCTTATAAGGATTCTGTCCTTACCCCTGGTGTGAAGCGTGTAGCTATCGAGGCTGGTGTGGACAATGGTTGGCACAAGTATGTTGGTCTTGAGGGGGCTGTGGTCTGTATGGACTCATTTGGTGAATCTGCACCAGCTGGTCAGCTGTTTGAACAGTTTGGATTTACGGTAGACAACGTGGTTGCTACTGCAAAGAAAGTTTTAGGTTAA
- a CDS encoding thioredoxin family protein, translated as MVSLETPVCEFGVVLPDFELPDVYGSLWTPESLKGDNGLLVMFICNHCPYVKAIRERLVRDTRELKSMGVHSVAIMSNDPTQYEEDSPENMKRIAEEFDFSFPYLLDESQEVAKAFGAVCTPDFFGYNANLTLQYRGRLDESRKETALEGVRRDLFEAMREVAESGSGPKEQIPSMGCSIKWKDE; from the coding sequence ATGGTTAGTCTGGAGACGCCTGTTTGTGAGTTTGGTGTAGTGCTACCAGATTTTGAGCTGCCTGATGTCTATGGTTCGTTATGGACGCCAGAGAGTCTTAAGGGTGACAACGGTTTGTTGGTCATGTTTATATGTAACCATTGTCCCTATGTTAAGGCCATTCGTGAGCGTCTGGTAAGAGACACCAGAGAGCTGAAGTCTATGGGGGTACATAGTGTTGCGATCATGTCAAATGATCCAACCCAGTATGAGGAAGACTCTCCTGAGAACATGAAAAGAATTGCCGAGGAGTTTGATTTTTCGTTTCCGTATCTGCTTGATGAGAGTCAGGAGGTGGCCAAGGCGTTTGGTGCGGTTTGTACCCCGGATTTTTTCGGATATAACGCGAATTTAACTCTTCAGTATCGTGGCCGACTGGATGAGAGTCGAAAAGAGACTGCTCTGGAGGGGGTGCGTCGGGACCTTTTTGAGGCGATGAGAGAGGTTGCGGAGAGTGGATCTGGTCCAAAAGAGCAAATTCCAAGCATGGGTTGTTCCATCAAATGGAAAGATGAGTAA
- a CDS encoding methionine adenosyltransferase — MSNDINNTALFTSESVSEGHPDKMADQISDAVLDALLKEDIHSRVACETMVKTGMVVLAGEITTNAWVDTEELVRKVVCDIGYDSAEVGFDGKSCAVLSAIGKQSSDIAMGVDESEEHEQGAGDQGLMFGYASNETDVLMPAPITYSHRLVERQAELRKNGVLPWLRPDAKSQVTFRYSEGKPVGIDAVVLSTQHDPDIAYKDLQEAVLEEIINPVLPAEWLDANTKYHINPTGNFVIGGPVGDCGLTGRKIIVDTYGGMARHGGGAFSGKDPSKVDRSAAYAGRYVAKNIVAAGLAERCEIQVSYAIGVADPTSVSVETFGTGVIDDSRIEELVLEFFNLKPRGIVEMLNLLRPIYQKTASYGHFGRTENEFTWEHTDKADALRDAAGI; from the coding sequence ATGAGTAACGATATAAACAATACAGCGCTTTTCACCTCGGAGTCAGTATCCGAGGGGCACCCCGACAAAATGGCTGATCAGATATCTGATGCCGTGCTGGACGCGCTATTGAAGGAAGACATTCACTCACGCGTTGCCTGTGAGACCATGGTCAAGACCGGCATGGTTGTTCTGGCCGGTGAGATCACCACCAATGCATGGGTTGATACCGAGGAGCTGGTACGCAAGGTGGTCTGTGATATTGGCTACGACTCCGCCGAGGTTGGCTTTGATGGGAAAAGCTGTGCCGTCCTCTCTGCAATTGGTAAACAGTCCTCAGATATTGCGATGGGTGTGGACGAATCAGAAGAGCATGAACAGGGAGCTGGTGACCAAGGCTTGATGTTTGGCTACGCATCCAACGAGACGGACGTGCTTATGCCTGCCCCTATCACCTACTCGCACAGACTGGTTGAGCGGCAGGCAGAGCTACGCAAAAACGGTGTACTGCCATGGCTACGCCCAGATGCCAAGAGCCAGGTTACCTTCCGTTACAGTGAGGGCAAGCCGGTTGGTATTGACGCAGTAGTGCTCTCTACCCAGCATGATCCTGATATTGCTTACAAGGATCTGCAAGAGGCTGTACTGGAGGAGATTATCAATCCTGTCCTCCCTGCAGAGTGGCTCGATGCCAATACCAAATACCATATCAACCCAACCGGCAACTTTGTTATAGGTGGACCTGTTGGTGACTGCGGTCTTACCGGAAGAAAAATTATTGTAGATACCTATGGAGGCATGGCTCGCCATGGTGGTGGCGCCTTCTCTGGCAAGGACCCATCCAAGGTTGATCGCTCTGCGGCATATGCAGGACGTTATGTTGCCAAGAATATTGTTGCTGCGGGGCTGGCCGAACGCTGCGAAATTCAGGTCTCCTACGCAATTGGTGTTGCTGACCCCACCTCGGTCTCTGTTGAGACATTTGGTACCGGCGTCATTGATGACTCCAGAATAGAGGAGCTGGTACTGGAATTCTTCAACCTGAAGCCTCGCGGAATTGTCGAGATGCTTAATCTGCTACGCCCAATCTATCAGAAGACAGCCTCTTATGGACACTTCGGCAGAACAGAAAATGAGTTTACCTGGGAGCATACCGACAAGGCTGACGCGCTACGCGACGCTGCTGGAATCTGA
- a CDS encoding adenosylhomocysteinase: MNNIETTDNYIIADMSLKDWGHKELRIAESEMPGLMALREKYGEDKPLKGARIAGSLHMTIQTAALIETLIALGAEVRWASCNIYSTQDHAAAAIADQGIPVFAYKGESLEDYWDYSHKIMEWSDGSTPNMILDDGGDATLLIILGSKAESDLSVLDNPTSEEEEVLYAAIKNKLSESPNWYSNILKNIQGVTEETTTGVHRLYQMQEDGELPFPAINVNDSVTKSKFDNLYGCRESLVDGIKRATDVMIAGKIAVVLGYGDVGKGCAQSLRGLGATVWITEIDPICALQAAMEGYRVVTMDDAASQGDIFVTATGNFNVITHDHMVQMKHETIVCNIGHFDNEIDVVNMKKYEWENIKPQVDHITLPSGNKIILLAEGRLVNLGCATGHPSFVMSNSFTNQTLAQIELFNQKGEYKNEVYTLPKHLDEEVARHHLEKIGANLTTLSKTQADYISVPVNGPYKPEHYRY; the protein is encoded by the coding sequence ATGAACAATATCGAGACCACAGACAACTACATCATCGCTGACATGAGCCTCAAGGATTGGGGCCATAAAGAGCTTCGTATCGCAGAGAGTGAAATGCCTGGACTGATGGCACTGCGTGAAAAATATGGTGAGGACAAACCTCTAAAGGGGGCACGTATTGCCGGCTCTCTCCATATGACCATCCAGACTGCTGCACTGATCGAGACTCTGATCGCACTTGGTGCAGAGGTGCGCTGGGCATCATGTAATATCTATTCAACACAAGATCACGCTGCGGCAGCTATTGCTGACCAGGGAATTCCCGTCTTTGCCTACAAGGGTGAGAGCCTGGAAGATTACTGGGACTATAGCCACAAGATCATGGAGTGGTCTGATGGCAGCACCCCGAACATGATTCTGGATGATGGTGGTGATGCCACTCTGCTTATTATTCTCGGCTCCAAGGCAGAGAGTGATCTCTCCGTATTGGACAATCCAACCAGTGAGGAGGAGGAGGTTCTCTATGCAGCGATCAAGAACAAGTTGAGTGAATCCCCAAACTGGTACTCCAACATCCTGAAAAACATTCAGGGTGTTACCGAGGAGACCACAACCGGCGTTCACCGTCTCTACCAGATGCAGGAGGATGGGGAGCTTCCATTCCCAGCCATTAACGTCAACGACTCCGTCACAAAATCAAAATTCGACAATCTCTACGGCTGTCGTGAATCACTGGTGGACGGAATCAAGCGTGCAACAGATGTAATGATTGCCGGAAAGATTGCCGTTGTTCTCGGTTATGGGGATGTTGGCAAGGGATGTGCCCAATCGCTACGTGGCCTGGGTGCAACTGTCTGGATTACTGAAATTGACCCTATCTGTGCCCTACAGGCGGCAATGGAAGGGTACCGTGTAGTAACCATGGATGATGCCGCCTCACAGGGAGATATATTTGTAACCGCAACCGGCAACTTCAATGTGATTACTCACGACCATATGGTACAGATGAAGCATGAAACCATCGTCTGCAACATTGGCCACTTCGACAATGAGATCGATGTTGTAAACATGAAGAAGTATGAGTGGGAGAATATCAAACCACAGGTTGATCACATTACCCTGCCAAGCGGCAACAAGATCATTCTGTTAGCTGAGGGACGACTGGTTAACCTTGGTTGTGCTACAGGCCACCCAAGCTTTGTTATGTCCAACTCTTTTACCAACCAGACTCTGGCACAGATCGAACTCTTCAACCAGAAGGGTGAGTACAAGAATGAGGTCTACACCCTGCCGAAACATCTGGATGAGGAGGTTGCGCGCCACCACCTTGAGAAGATTGGTGCCAATCTCACCACTCTAAGCAAGACCCAGGCAGACTATATCAGCGTACCGGTAAATGGCCCTTATAAACCAGAGCATTATCGCTACTAG
- the metF gene encoding methylenetetrahydrofolate reductase [NAD(P)H], which produces MNQSAPQFSLEFFPPKTEAGREKLQTAQKELFSTIQPAYASVTFGAGGSTQEGTYDAVMEIQQQGVDAAPHLSCIGATKDSITAILRGYQEKGIHRIVALRGDMPSGMGASGDFRYANELVSFIREESGDHFHIEVAAYPEFHPQAPDAFTDLQNFKRKVDAGADSAITQYFYNIDGYLRFGEDCAAMGLDLPIVPGIMPITNYTNLARFSEMCGAEIPRWIKERLIAYRDDTESLRAFGLEVTTRLSQDLLSAGAPGLHFYTMNQSAPTLQVFNNLN; this is translated from the coding sequence ATGAATCAATCAGCCCCACAATTTAGTCTGGAATTCTTTCCTCCAAAAACAGAGGCGGGGAGAGAGAAACTGCAGACAGCTCAAAAAGAGCTATTCAGCACGATACAGCCTGCCTATGCCTCAGTTACTTTTGGTGCAGGTGGTAGCACCCAGGAGGGAACCTATGATGCTGTGATGGAGATCCAGCAACAGGGGGTTGATGCAGCTCCCCACCTCTCCTGTATTGGTGCCACCAAAGATAGCATCACCGCAATTCTTAGAGGATATCAGGAGAAGGGTATCCACCGCATTGTTGCTCTGCGGGGTGACATGCCGTCTGGAATGGGGGCATCTGGTGACTTCCGTTACGCTAATGAACTAGTCTCATTTATCCGTGAAGAGAGCGGCGACCATTTTCATATTGAGGTAGCTGCCTATCCGGAATTTCACCCTCAGGCTCCAGACGCCTTTACCGACCTGCAAAATTTCAAACGCAAGGTTGATGCTGGTGCAGATAGTGCAATTACCCAATATTTCTACAATATCGATGGCTACCTCCGCTTTGGTGAAGATTGTGCTGCAATGGGGCTTGATCTACCGATCGTCCCCGGCATTATGCCAATCACCAACTACACCAATCTGGCACGATTCTCCGAGATGTGTGGGGCAGAGATCCCTCGCTGGATCAAAGAGCGTCTAATAGCCTATAGGGATGATACGGAATCACTGCGTGCGTTCGGTCTGGAGGTCACTACCAGACTATCTCAGGACCTGTTAAGTGCCGGCGCACCAGGGCTCCACTTCTACACCATGAACCAATCAGCCCCAACGCTACAAGTATTTAACAATCTGAACTAG